A genomic region of Brevibacillus sp. JNUCC-41 contains the following coding sequences:
- the cysE gene encoding serine O-acetyltransferase, giving the protein MLKMFKEDIEVVFDQDPAARSYLEVILTYAGLHAIWSHRMAHALFKKKFFFLARSISQISRFFTGIEIHPGATIGRRFFIDHGMGIVIGETCEIGDNVSVFQGVTLGGTGKEKGKRHPTIKDNVLIATGAKVLGSITVGENSKIGAGSVVLKEVPPNSTVVGIPGKVVIQDGIKINKDLNHCDLPDPIADRFKELDSEIRALRAKMAEEKQKERSL; this is encoded by the coding sequence TTGTTAAAGATGTTTAAAGAAGATATCGAAGTGGTTTTTGATCAAGATCCTGCTGCGCGCAGCTATTTGGAAGTCATATTGACGTACGCGGGTTTACATGCGATTTGGAGTCATAGGATGGCTCACGCACTATTTAAGAAGAAATTCTTTTTCCTGGCAAGAAGTATATCTCAGATCAGTCGGTTTTTTACCGGTATTGAAATTCATCCAGGGGCTACGATTGGCCGTCGTTTCTTCATTGACCATGGAATGGGGATCGTCATTGGCGAAACTTGTGAAATTGGCGACAATGTATCTGTCTTTCAAGGTGTAACCCTTGGGGGGACAGGAAAGGAAAAGGGAAAACGTCATCCTACGATAAAGGATAACGTTTTGATTGCCACAGGAGCAAAAGTGCTGGGTTCCATCACTGTTGGGGAAAACTCAAAAATCGGTGCAGGATCGGTCGTTTTAAAGGAAGTGCCACCAAATTCCACAGTGGTGGGCATTCCAGGTAAAGTGGTCATTCAAGATGGTATCAAAATCAACAAAGATCTAAATCATTGTGATCTTCCTGATCCAATTGCTGATCGCTTTAAGGAATTGGATAGTGAAATCAGGGCCTTAAGAGCGAAGATGGCTGAAGAGAAGCAGAAGGAAAGGAGCCTATAA
- the cysS gene encoding cysteine--tRNA ligase produces MAIKIYNTATRKKETFVPMEEGKVKMYVCGPTVYNYIHIGNARPAIVFDTVRRYLDYRGYDVQFVSNFTDVDDKLIRAAKELGEDVPTISERFIKAYFEDVSALGCKKADAHPTVMENMDAIIEFISALIEKGFAYESEGDVYYRTRKFEGYGKLSHQSIDELRVGARIEIGEKKQDALDFALWKTAKDDEISWESPWGKGRPGWHIECSAMVKKYLGDTIDIHAGGQDLAFPHHENEIAQSEALTGKPFANYWMHNGYINIENEKMSKSLGNFVLVHDIIQKHDPQVLRFFMLSVHYRHPINYSEEVLENVKASLDRLRTSYQNLKHRLQVSDGLTENNDVWLGKLNELHEQFIKEMDDDFNTANAISMLFELSKQANYYLMEKNTDKEVIDAFLDKFSILFSVLGLSLEEDGLLDEEIEGLIQQRIQARKDRNFGLSDEIRDRLKNMNIILEDTPQGTRWKRG; encoded by the coding sequence ATGGCGATTAAAATATATAACACAGCTACAAGAAAAAAGGAAACCTTCGTCCCGATGGAAGAGGGAAAGGTGAAGATGTACGTATGCGGACCCACTGTCTATAATTACATTCATATTGGTAATGCAAGACCGGCAATCGTATTCGATACCGTTCGTAGGTATTTGGATTACCGTGGATATGATGTGCAATTCGTTTCGAACTTTACGGATGTGGATGATAAGCTGATTCGTGCGGCAAAAGAATTGGGGGAAGATGTCCCAACCATATCAGAGCGTTTCATCAAGGCTTATTTTGAAGACGTGTCGGCATTGGGCTGCAAAAAAGCCGATGCTCACCCAACCGTAATGGAGAACATGGATGCAATCATTGAATTCATCTCGGCATTAATTGAGAAAGGATTCGCTTATGAATCTGAAGGGGATGTGTATTACCGAACTCGTAAGTTTGAGGGGTATGGAAAACTTTCACATCAGTCCATCGATGAGCTGAGAGTGGGGGCGCGTATTGAAATAGGGGAGAAAAAACAAGATGCCCTTGATTTTGCCCTTTGGAAAACGGCAAAGGATGATGAAATATCTTGGGAAAGCCCATGGGGTAAGGGGCGTCCTGGCTGGCATATCGAATGCTCCGCAATGGTCAAAAAGTATTTGGGCGATACAATCGATATTCATGCAGGAGGTCAAGATCTAGCTTTCCCTCATCATGAAAATGAAATTGCACAATCTGAAGCATTGACGGGTAAGCCCTTTGCGAATTATTGGATGCATAACGGGTATATAAATATTGAGAATGAAAAAATGTCTAAGTCCTTAGGCAATTTCGTCCTTGTGCATGACATCATCCAGAAGCACGATCCACAAGTGTTACGCTTCTTTATGTTATCTGTACATTACCGTCATCCCATCAATTATAGTGAAGAAGTGCTTGAAAATGTAAAGGCGTCCCTCGATCGCTTAAGGACATCTTATCAAAACTTAAAGCATCGCCTTCAAGTTAGTGACGGATTGACTGAGAATAATGATGTTTGGTTAGGGAAGCTGAATGAATTACATGAACAATTCATTAAGGAAATGGACGATGATTTCAACACAGCTAATGCAATATCCATGCTCTTTGAACTTTCCAAACAGGCAAATTATTACTTGATGGAGAAAAACACCGACAAGGAAGTGATTGATGCTTTCCTTGATAAATTCAGCATCCTATTTTCTGTCCTAGGTTTGTCCCTTGAAGAAGATGGGCTTTTGGATGAAGAAATTGAAGGCTTGATACAGCAGAGAATTCAAGCGCGGAAAGACCGCAATTTTGGGTTATCTGATGAAATTCGTGATCGATTGAAAAACATGAATATCATATTAGAGGATACCCCTCAAGGTACAAGATGGAAAAGAGGGTAA
- a CDS encoding Mini-ribonuclease 3 has protein sequence MLHYDSKVDAKMLNSLALAYIGDAVYETYIRHHLIQKGAVKPNLLHKKATSFVAAKAQNKIIHFFLESDWLSEEESAVVRRGRNAKSGTVPKNTDVQTYRYSTAFEALIGFLYLSGRKERMEELIKKSIEYIEEEKGSNP, from the coding sequence ATGCTTCATTACGATAGTAAGGTAGATGCAAAAATGCTGAACAGTCTTGCTTTAGCATATATAGGTGATGCTGTATACGAAACGTATATACGGCATCACCTCATTCAAAAAGGAGCGGTCAAGCCCAATCTGCTCCACAAAAAAGCTACATCTTTTGTAGCTGCTAAAGCGCAAAATAAAATCATCCACTTTTTCCTGGAGTCAGATTGGTTATCGGAAGAGGAATCCGCTGTCGTTCGGCGCGGCCGAAATGCAAAATCCGGTACGGTACCGAAGAACACAGATGTGCAAACGTATCGCTACAGTACAGCCTTCGAGGCACTTATTGGATTTTTGTATTTATCCGGTCGAAAAGAAAGAATGGAAGAACTCATCAAAAAATCCATTGAATACATTGAAGAAGAAAAGGGGAGTAACCCATGA
- the rlmB gene encoding 23S rRNA (guanosine(2251)-2'-O)-methyltransferase RlmB, which translates to MSEEYIIGRNPVLEALRSERDINKIWIAEGSQKGSMQPLIGLAKEKKVFVQIVPKKKIDQMAEGIHQGVIAQVAAYEYVELDDLFARAADRDEAPFFMILDEVEDPHNLGSIMRTADAVGAHGIIIPKRRAVGLTATVAKASTGAIEYIPVARVTNLARAVEELKERGVWIVGTDAKGSDDYRNMDGKMPIGLVIGSEGKGMARLMKDKCDFLIRLPMAGQVTSLNASVAAGLLMYEVYRKRNPLGQ; encoded by the coding sequence ATGAGCGAAGAATATATCATTGGCAGAAACCCCGTATTGGAAGCACTTCGCTCCGAACGGGATATTAATAAAATTTGGATAGCCGAGGGCTCGCAAAAAGGTTCGATGCAACCACTCATCGGTCTGGCGAAGGAGAAGAAGGTATTCGTCCAAATCGTACCAAAGAAAAAAATTGACCAAATGGCAGAAGGCATCCATCAAGGCGTTATCGCGCAAGTGGCCGCATATGAATATGTGGAGCTGGATGACTTATTCGCAAGAGCGGCTGATCGGGACGAAGCACCTTTTTTCATGATTCTTGATGAAGTTGAAGATCCGCATAATTTAGGTTCGATCATGAGGACGGCTGATGCAGTCGGGGCTCATGGAATCATCATCCCAAAAAGAAGAGCGGTGGGCCTGACGGCGACAGTGGCAAAAGCTTCGACGGGTGCAATCGAATATATTCCGGTAGCTCGCGTTACAAATTTGGCAAGAGCGGTGGAAGAGTTGAAAGAGCGAGGGGTATGGATAGTCGGTACCGATGCGAAAGGCAGCGATGATTACCGTAACATGGACGGAAAGATGCCTATCGGACTTGTTATCGGCAGCGAAGGAAAAGGCATGGCCCGGTTAATGAAGGATAAATGTGATTTTCTCATCCGTCTCCCTATGGCAGGACAAGTAACTTCGTTAAATGCATCGGTAGCGGCCGGTTTATTGATGTATGAGGTTTATAGAAAAAGAAATCCTCTAGGGCAATGA
- a CDS encoding NYN domain-containing protein, with the protein MNILLVDGYNIIGAWPELRELKERDLAAARDRLIEMMAEYQAFTGYRVIVVFDAQYVQGIARIFKNHKVDVIFTKENETADERIEKMAIELNNVKTQIQVATSDFTEQWVIFGQGALRKSARELLIEMEEIQGEIKKDVRKTTTIRPVAKIPLSEEVAEIFEKWRRGKI; encoded by the coding sequence ATGAATATTCTGTTGGTGGACGGTTATAACATTATTGGAGCTTGGCCGGAACTGAGAGAATTAAAAGAACGGGATCTTGCTGCTGCAAGAGATCGGCTGATAGAAATGATGGCAGAATATCAAGCATTTACCGGATACCGTGTAATTGTCGTATTTGACGCTCAATATGTTCAGGGAATTGCCCGCATATTCAAAAATCACAAAGTTGACGTAATTTTTACAAAAGAAAATGAAACTGCGGATGAAAGAATAGAAAAGATGGCCATTGAACTGAATAATGTCAAAACGCAAATTCAAGTGGCTACCTCTGACTTCACGGAACAGTGGGTGATCTTTGGCCAAGGGGCCCTAAGGAAATCCGCTCGTGAACTGCTTATTGAAATGGAAGAAATTCAAGGCGAAATTAAGAAAGATGTAAGAAAAACAACGACTATAAGACCCGTGGCCAAAATTCCTTTAAGTGAAGAAGTGGCAGAAATTTTCGAAAAATGGCGCCGGGGTAAAATTTGA
- the sigH gene encoding RNA polymerase sporulation sigma factor SigH — protein MKLNEKYLQFEDDELIGLVHTGDSEALDYLIQKYRNFVRAKARTYFLIGADKEDIVQEGMIGLYKAVRDFKGDKLSSFKAFAELCITRQIITAIKTATRQKHIPLNSYVSLDKPIYDEESDRTLMDIISGTKVLDPEELIINQEEFDDIELKMAELLSDLERKVLALYLDGQTYQEISEELNRHVKSIDNALQRVKRKLERYLEVREISL, from the coding sequence ATGAAGCTGAACGAAAAGTATCTGCAGTTTGAGGATGATGAATTGATAGGGTTGGTGCACACTGGAGACAGTGAAGCGCTGGATTATTTGATCCAAAAATATCGTAATTTTGTAAGAGCGAAGGCAAGGACTTATTTCTTGATTGGTGCCGATAAGGAAGACATCGTGCAAGAAGGTATGATTGGTTTATATAAAGCCGTCCGTGATTTTAAAGGGGATAAGTTATCTTCTTTTAAAGCATTTGCAGAACTATGCATTACGAGGCAGATCATTACAGCTATCAAAACAGCAACACGTCAAAAACATATTCCGCTCAATTCCTATGTTTCCCTGGACAAGCCCATTTATGATGAGGAATCGGACCGAACTCTAATGGATATCATATCCGGTACGAAAGTTTTGGACCCGGAAGAACTGATCATCAACCAAGAAGAGTTTGACGATATCGAATTAAAGATGGCCGAGCTCCTGAGTGATCTTGAGAGAAAAGTGTTAGCTCTTTACCTGGATGGACAAACCTACCAAGAAATTTCGGAAGAGTTGAACCGGCATGTTAAGTCAATCGACAACGCCCTTCAACGGGTGAAAAGAAAGCTCGAGCGCTATCTGGAAGTAAGGGAAATCAGTTTATAA
- the rpmG gene encoding 50S ribosomal protein L33, with translation MRKKIVLACNDCGTRNYSYESKQSTSGERLEIKKFCSTCNSHSIHKETK, from the coding sequence ATGCGAAAAAAAATAGTTCTTGCATGCAATGATTGCGGTACAAGAAATTATAGTTATGAGAGCAAACAATCGACAAGCGGCGAACGACTGGAAATCAAGAAATTTTGCAGTACGTGCAACTCACACTCGATTCATAAAGAAACGAAATAA
- the secE gene encoding preprotein translocase subunit SecE — MKRFTEFFSGVAREMRKVSWPKRKELTKYTIVVVTTVLFMALFFTVVDLGISELIRLVIE, encoded by the coding sequence ATGAAACGTTTTACCGAATTTTTCAGCGGAGTCGCTCGCGAAATGCGAAAAGTAAGCTGGCCGAAACGCAAGGAGCTTACCAAATATACAATTGTGGTAGTAACGACTGTATTGTTTATGGCTTTATTCTTTACAGTGGTCGATTTGGGCATTTCCGAATTAATTCGCTTAGTTATTGAATAA
- the nusG gene encoding transcription termination/antitermination protein NusG — protein MEKNWYVVHTYSGYENKVKANLEKRVETMGMEDKIFRVVVPEEEETEVKDGKKKVTKKKVFPGYVLVEIIMTDDSWYVVRNTPGVTGFVGSSGAGSKPTALLPEEIEVVLKRMGVDESKIEVDFEIGDTVQVKEGPFATFAGPIEELDKDKGKVRVLVNMFGRDTPVELDFNQVEKL, from the coding sequence ATGGAAAAGAATTGGTATGTAGTTCACACCTATTCAGGTTATGAGAACAAGGTTAAGGCTAACTTGGAAAAACGTGTTGAAACTATGGGGATGGAAGACAAGATCTTTCGCGTTGTAGTTCCAGAAGAAGAAGAAACAGAAGTGAAAGACGGCAAAAAGAAAGTGACCAAAAAGAAAGTGTTTCCAGGTTATGTATTGGTTGAAATCATCATGACGGATGATTCATGGTACGTTGTCCGGAATACGCCTGGCGTAACAGGTTTCGTAGGTTCGTCGGGAGCTGGGTCAAAACCGACTGCGTTGCTTCCGGAAGAAATTGAAGTCGTCCTTAAACGAATGGGCGTAGATGAAAGCAAAATCGAAGTTGATTTTGAAATCGGCGACACGGTTCAAGTTAAAGAAGGACCTTTCGCAACCTTTGCAGGGCCAATTGAAGAACTTGATAAAGACAAAGGGAAAGTAAGGGTCCTAGTCAATATGTTCGGTCGTGATACACCGGTTGAACTTGATTTTAATCAAGTGGAAAAATTATAA
- the rplK gene encoding 50S ribosomal protein L11, translating into MAKKVIKMVKLQIPAGKANPAPPVGPALGQAGVNIMGFCKEFNARTADQAGLIIPVEITVFEDRSFTFITKTPPAAVLLKKVAGIESGSGEPNRNKVATVKRDQVREIAETKMPDLNAASVEAAMRMVEGTARSMGIVIED; encoded by the coding sequence GTGGCTAAAAAAGTAATTAAAATGGTTAAATTGCAAATTCCTGCTGGTAAAGCGAATCCGGCACCGCCAGTCGGTCCTGCATTAGGTCAAGCTGGTGTAAACATCATGGGATTCTGTAAGGAGTTCAACGCTCGTACAGCAGATCAAGCTGGTCTAATTATTCCTGTTGAAATCACGGTATTTGAAGACCGTTCATTTACATTCATTACAAAAACTCCGCCTGCTGCAGTATTGCTTAAGAAAGTAGCTGGTATCGAGTCTGGTTCTGGTGAACCTAACCGTAATAAAGTTGCTACAGTCAAGCGTGATCAAGTGCGCGAGATTGCTGAAACTAAAATGCCTGACCTAAACGCTGCAAGTGTTGAAGCTGCAATGCGTATGGTTGAAGGTACTGCTCGCAGCATGGGTATTGTCATCGAAGACTAA
- the rplA gene encoding 50S ribosomal protein L1, translating to MAKKGKKYLEAAKLVEVSKAYAVTEAIEVAKKANFAKFDATVEVAFRLGVDPKKADQQIRGAVVLPNGTGKTQRVLVFAKGEKAKEAEAAGADYVGESDYINKIQQGWFEFDVIVATPDMMGEVGKLGRVLGPKGLMPNPKTGTVTFDVTKAVNEIKAGKVEYRVDKAGNIHAPIGKVSFEDAKLVENFTAIYDTLLKVKPAAAKGTYMKNVSVTTTMGPGVKVDPSTFNK from the coding sequence ATGGCGAAAAAAGGTAAAAAGTATCTTGAAGCAGCTAAGCTTGTAGAAGTTTCTAAGGCTTATGCTGTAACTGAAGCAATCGAAGTTGCTAAAAAAGCAAACTTCGCAAAATTCGATGCGACTGTTGAAGTTGCTTTCCGTTTAGGCGTAGACCCTAAGAAAGCTGACCAACAAATTCGTGGAGCTGTTGTTCTGCCGAATGGTACTGGTAAAACTCAACGCGTATTAGTGTTCGCTAAAGGCGAAAAAGCAAAAGAAGCGGAAGCTGCTGGTGCTGACTACGTTGGCGAATCTGACTACATCAACAAAATCCAACAAGGATGGTTCGAATTCGATGTAATCGTTGCGACTCCAGACATGATGGGTGAAGTTGGTAAACTTGGCCGTGTATTAGGACCTAAAGGTTTAATGCCTAACCCTAAAACTGGCACAGTAACTTTCGATGTAACGAAAGCTGTTAATGAAATCAAAGCTGGTAAAGTTGAATACCGCGTAGATAAAGCTGGTAACATCCATGCTCCAATCGGTAAAGTATCTTTCGAAGATGCTAAACTAGTGGAAAACTTCACTGCTATCTATGATACATTATTAAAAGTTAAACCTGCGGCTGCTAAAGGAACTTACATGAAAAACGTTTCTGTAACAACTACAATGGGCCCTGGTGTGAAAGTTGATCCTTCTACTTTCAATAAATAA
- the rplJ gene encoding 50S ribosomal protein L10, with protein MNAIIEQKQKIVAEISDKLTSSQSTVVVDYRGLTVAEVTELRKQLREAGVEFKVYKNSLTRRAAESAELGALNESLTGPNAIAFSNEDVIAPAKILNDFAKKHEALEIKAGVIEGNVATAEEIKALAELPSREGLLSMLLSVLQAPMRGLALATKAVAEQKEEQGA; from the coding sequence ATGAACGCAATTATTGAACAAAAGCAAAAAATCGTTGCTGAGATTTCTGATAAGTTAACTTCAAGCCAATCAACAGTAGTTGTTGACTACCGTGGATTGACTGTTGCTGAAGTAACAGAACTTCGTAAGCAACTTCGTGAAGCTGGCGTTGAGTTTAAAGTTTACAAAAACTCTTTAACTCGCCGTGCTGCTGAAAGTGCTGAACTTGGCGCTTTGAACGAATCATTAACAGGTCCAAACGCAATTGCATTCTCAAATGAAGATGTTATTGCGCCAGCAAAAATCCTTAACGATTTTGCGAAAAAACATGAAGCTTTAGAAATCAAAGCTGGAGTTATCGAAGGAAATGTTGCAACTGCTGAAGAAATTAAAGCTCTTGCAGAACTACCTTCACGCGAAGGCCTACTTTCAATGCTACTCAGCGTGCTACAAGCACCTATGCGCGGACTTGCTCTTGCTACAAAAGCTGTTGCAGAGCAAAAAGAAGAACAAGGCGCGTAA
- the rplL gene encoding 50S ribosomal protein L7/L12, producing the protein MTKDQIIEAVKNMTVLELNDLVKAIEEEFGVTAAAPVAVAAAGGVAAEEKTEFDVILTSAGDQKIKVIKAVREVTGLGLKEAKELVDNTPKAIKEAASKEEAEEIKAKLEEVGAGVEVK; encoded by the coding sequence ATGACTAAAGATCAAATCATTGAAGCAGTTAAAAATATGACTGTTTTAGAATTAAACGACCTTGTAAAAGCAATCGAAGAAGAATTCGGCGTAACTGCTGCTGCACCTGTAGCTGTAGCTGCTGCTGGTGGCGTTGCTGCTGAAGAAAAAACTGAGTTTGATGTAATCCTTACATCTGCTGGAGATCAAAAAATCAAAGTTATCAAAGCTGTACGTGAAGTTACAGGTCTTGGACTTAAAGAAGCAAAAGAACTTGTTGACAACACTCCAAAAGCAATCAAAGAAGCTGCTTCTAAAGAAGAAGCTGAAGAAATCAAAGCTAAACTTGAAGAAGTTGGAGCTGGCGTTGAAGTTAAGTAA
- a CDS encoding class I SAM-dependent methyltransferase — MTEHYYSQKPDVVSDPKFWDFTLRGRTFRFKSDNGVFSKKEVDFGSRLLVESFNLDEAVEGDILDVGCGYGPIGISIAAAYPDRTIEMIDINSRAVELSKENAASNGIANVKIYESDRFDKVASNQFAAILTNPPIRAGKSVVHEILEEGYRSLVAGGELWVVIQKKQGAPSAMDKMEQLFGNCEVPVKKKGYYILLSKKV; from the coding sequence CTGACAGAGCATTACTACTCACAAAAACCGGATGTCGTAAGCGATCCGAAATTTTGGGATTTCACATTAAGGGGACGTACATTTCGCTTCAAAAGCGATAATGGTGTTTTTTCGAAAAAGGAAGTTGATTTCGGATCGCGTCTTTTGGTTGAGAGTTTTAACCTTGATGAAGCTGTGGAAGGAGATATTCTCGATGTTGGTTGCGGTTATGGGCCAATCGGAATATCGATTGCGGCAGCTTATCCCGATAGAACGATAGAAATGATTGATATAAATAGCCGGGCAGTTGAATTGTCAAAAGAGAATGCGGCTTCTAACGGGATCGCAAATGTGAAGATTTACGAAAGTGATCGTTTTGACAAAGTTGCCTCCAATCAATTCGCGGCAATTCTTACGAACCCTCCCATTCGCGCAGGTAAAAGTGTAGTCCACGAAATTTTAGAAGAAGGCTATCGCAGTTTGGTAGCTGGTGGAGAATTATGGGTTGTCATTCAAAAAAAACAAGGGGCTCCATCCGCAATGGATAAAATGGAGCAATTATTTGGAAATTGTGAAGTGCCCGTTAAGAAAAAAGGTTACTATATACTATTATCCAAAAAGGTTTGA